The Candidatus Dadabacteria bacterium genome segment TGGCCGAAAGCCTGCCTTTCGCAAGAGAGATCGTGGCCTGATCGACATCCATGCCTATCAGCTTCGATATCGAAGGGTATTCATTGAGAATGTGTTCGGAGTGTCCGCCGAGACCCACGGTCGAGTCGACCACGATTGCTCCCTCCGGCAGGTCGAGGTATTCAACTACCTCCTTTACCATGACCGGGGAGTGGAACTGCTCCTGCGGCTCAGAACTTGCGCCCGCGGCTCTTATTCTCTTAGAGACCATATCCGGCGAGCACCTCCCTGCTTTGTATGAAAGTCTCAAATGCCCCTGAGCCGTTTTCCTTCTCCCATATCTCCTTTGACCAGATCTCTATCTTTTTCAGCATGCCGACCAGAACGACTTCAGTTTCAATGGCGGCGTATGAGCGTAGCGACTGAGGAATGAGAACTCTTCCCTGGTTGTCTATAGGGCAGTCAACCGCGTTTCCCATGAGATAGCGTATTGAAGACGTAACCTCGCTGTCGGTTATGGATATCTTGGAGAGCTTTTTCTCGAGTTCGTTCCACTCCCTCATGGGATAGGCGATGAGGCAGCGGTCAAAGTTCGTTATTACGAAGGTCTCATCGGAATATTTCTTCCTGCAGACCTCCCTGAACTTCGAAGGAATACTGACCCTTCCGGTCTTGGTCATAGTATGTTCGTATCTTCCTCTGAACATTTTATGCTACCTTCTGCCATTATATGCCATAATATATTCCTGTCATGCCAATTCATAAATTATAAAAAAACATGTAAAAAGTCAAGTAACATTTTGAAATAGTTAGTCTTTTCAGCGGTTGAGCGGTAAGAATATAAGCCTAGATATTACTTTAATAATGGATGATGCCGTGAGGGGGCATAAGAAAAAATACTATCCGTTGGGGCCGCAATTCTACTTGTTGGCTTATTTTGTATATACTCTCATCAGGGGACATGATGATTCGGAGGGTGAGATTCCACATGGGATTGCTTCAGAAGAAATGTCTGTTTTTTTTATAAAGCTTGCCGACAAGAGTTCCAATGTTCTTTTGCAGGCGATACTCGGCACCTACGGGCACCTGATGTGGGTTAGAACCGAAATTCCGAAGGAGATGATAGTAAAGGTGATCACCACTCCCGAACTTATTTCGGAAACGCGCAGGGTGCTGGAAGCACTCAGGGGGGAAATAGAGTTTGATTTTGTCGACCCTCCCGGGAGCGGCGATCCGCCGGAGGACTAGGATCTTCATGGAAACAAGGGAAGACCATAAGGACAAGTGGGGGCTAGTAAGTTTTCTTACCCTGTTGAGCAGGATCGTCGGATACCTGCGGGACGTTGTGGTGGCGGCACTTTTCGGAGCGGGTTTCCAGACCGACGCTTTTTACGTCGCGTTTCGTATTCCCAACCTGCTGCGACGTCTTTTCGCCGAAGGCTCTCTGGCGGCGATTTTCGTACCCATATTCTCGGAGTACCTTGAGTCGGGGGACAGGCGAGGGGCGAAGGACGCCCTGCGTTCCGCGTTCACCGTGCTTTTCATCATTCTCGTTTTAGTCGTGGCGCTGGGGATAATTTTTTCCCCCTGGCTGGTGAAGCTCTTCGCCTATGGATTTGATCAGAAGACTTTCGATCTGGCGGTCTATCTTAACAGGCTTGTTTTCCCCTACGTGCTTTTTATATCTCTTACGGCTCTCGCGATGGGGGTTCTTAACTCCGTACGGCATTTTTTCGCACCGGCTTTCTCTCCGGTTCTTTTCAATTTGTGCGTAATAGCAAGCGCCCTGTTTCTCTACAGGGAATTTGAAGTGCCTATAGTTTCTCTCTGCTTCGGGGTCCTTGGCGGGGGGGTGTTGCAGCTGCTGCTCCACCTGTTTTATCTTCGCGAAGAAAAGTTCATGTTCGGCTTCGCGAAAACCTTCAATCACCCCGCGGTCAGGAGACTCGCGGTTCTCATGTTCCCTCAGCTTTTCGGAATAGCGGTCTACAACCTGAACATACTCGTAAACACCCAGTACGCGTCCTTTATGTCCGAGGGAACCGTCTCCTACCTTTATTTCGCAGAGAGGATAATAGAGTTTCCCCTCGGGGTGGTGGCCGTTTCCCTGGCGACCGTTACGCTTCCCGCTCTCTCAGGCTACGCTGCGAGGGAGGATTACGGGGGTTTCGGCACAGAGTATCAGCGTTCCCTCAGGCGCATGCTGTTTATAATGGTGCCCGCAATGGTCGGGATAGTAGCTCTGCGGGTACCCCTATGCAATTTTCTTTACCAGCACGGCCAGTTTGATTACGTGGCGGTTATAAATACTTCCCAGGCCATCCTGGGCTACGGACTCGGACTTTTCGCGGTGGGCGGAATCCGAATCACCGTGCCCGCCTTTTTCGCCCTTCAGGACACGAAGACGCCGGTCAAGGTGGCGTTTTTCTGTTTTCTGCTGAACGCGGTCTGCGGGTTCGTTCTGGGGTTTGTCTTCTCGCTTGACCATTTGGGTCTTGCGCTTGCGAGTTCAATCTCCTCGGTGGTGAATTTCGTTCTGCTGGTTGTATTGTTAAATGGCCGTCTGGGACATTTTCTCTCCCGCGACATCCTTTTCTTTTCGCTCAGGATTCTCGCAATCGCGGTAATCATGGGTTTTGCGGTAAGCGCCGTCGCCGGTTTTTCTACTTGGAGCGAAAGCGGTTTTTCTCTTGACAAGGCGCTGGTTATGGCCGCCTCGGTAGGTTTAGGCGTCATTATTTATTTCCTGCTTGCCAGACTAGTCGGCATAGAGGAAGTGGAGATGTTTTCTTTTCTGAAAAGAGGGTAGCCCCAGGCCTCGACGGCGTTTCGGTTAGTGTTGTCCGTTATACTGCATTGCGGTATTCTTGGTAAGGCGGAGCCGATTCGATTTCTGCGTATACTATCCCTAGAGTTGATTGAGAAAAGGCGTGGCGATTACCGGGATTTGTAAAAACAACAAGGCTTATGGACGAGCTTAATACTCTGAGCCAGGGTGAGCTTGAAGCGCTCAGGGAAAAGTACGAATACACCTTGAGGATGTTTCCCGACTCCGATTCGCTTCTCGCGCTGGCGGAAGTTCATCTCGCGCTTGGAGAGGTGACCAAGGCGAGGCGCGCGGTTTCCGATTTTACGGAGAAAAAAGGTGATAGCAGCCGGGCGAGGCTTATTCTGGCCCGGGCGCATCTTGTGTGCTGGAATGTCGCTGCCGCGGAGGAGGAACTCAAAAAAGCACTTTCTCTGGACCAGCGGAACACTCAGGCTTCAGACCTGTTGATACATGTATACAAAAGCGCGGGCAGAACAGCCGAAGCCTTCAGGGTCTCCCTGTCGCCCGTTCCGGATCCGTGGCGCCGGGTGAAAGAGGCCAGTGAGTCCGAAGAGCCTTCCCCGGAACCGGAGGAGAAAAACAGACCGCGGGCCGGAGT includes the following:
- the mraZ gene encoding division/cell wall cluster transcriptional repressor MraZ, coding for MFRGRYEHTMTKTGRVSIPSKFREVCRKKYSDETFVITNFDRCLIAYPMREWNELEKKLSKISITDSEVTSSIRYLMGNAVDCPIDNQGRVLIPQSLRSYAAIETEVVLVGMLKKIEIWSKEIWEKENGSGAFETFIQSREVLAGYGL
- the murJ gene encoding murein biosynthesis integral membrane protein MurJ — translated: METREDHKDKWGLVSFLTLLSRIVGYLRDVVVAALFGAGFQTDAFYVAFRIPNLLRRLFAEGSLAAIFVPIFSEYLESGDRRGAKDALRSAFTVLFIILVLVVALGIIFSPWLVKLFAYGFDQKTFDLAVYLNRLVFPYVLFISLTALAMGVLNSVRHFFAPAFSPVLFNLCVIASALFLYREFEVPIVSLCFGVLGGGVLQLLLHLFYLREEKFMFGFAKTFNHPAVRRLAVLMFPQLFGIAVYNLNILVNTQYASFMSEGTVSYLYFAERIIEFPLGVVAVSLATVTLPALSGYAAREDYGGFGTEYQRSLRRMLFIMVPAMVGIVALRVPLCNFLYQHGQFDYVAVINTSQAILGYGLGLFAVGGIRITVPAFFALQDTKTPVKVAFFCFLLNAVCGFVLGFVFSLDHLGLALASSISSVVNFVLLVVLLNGRLGHFLSRDILFFSLRILAIAVIMGFAVSAVAGFSTWSESGFSLDKALVMAASVGLGVIIYFLLARLVGIEEVEMFSFLKRG